The following nucleotide sequence is from Aedes aegypti strain LVP_AGWG chromosome 3, AaegL5.0 Primary Assembly, whole genome shotgun sequence.
gtggttcaaatgtatttgaacgacttgaccacatgtcggattgttccgaattcccaATTCCCTGGGGGCCTCTACCCAAATGGCCtctaaactgtcggttctgaaacctagctggcaacatcaatcttcataaattcccaaatcaaggctaaagaagggtaattcgAAGGTTCTttgatgacttgataacatgccaggttgttgtggataccctgttccccagaggaagtacccagacaaccaaaatgtacgtataacgaaatcaccgggaggctttatatgtgcaataTTTCACTtaaaagatgtcgcgaaaagaccttctacgtacaaaagtggaggtgatatgcgtgcatatattatgtgatgaataacaacatacaatgcgagtgtataaatattctaccgaactaccctgcgatcttatgcgacttaacttacgATAACAAATGTCaatgctacggattgattcgacttactttgtaccaGAGTTTATATAcacagagttgcgcgaagagacttctttgaatgcttgctcttcttcgtcttcaaaaacagcccctatctgttttgctgggctgctcgataggtagacggtttgacagttccataggtagacggtttgacagttcgataggtagatttggtttcactcttcgagcaactcttcattcatagactctgctttgtacgagtgtacgggacgaagcaaaatgtacaaatgaactcagaacagagtgttttatgcgaggaagctcatcaatctgacgagtttatccacggtgttttgcgggtttgatgtaattagtatgaataaacgagttgaaaagtgaactttcatgcgatttctggttgtctgggtaaccattatattggcggtcctcagacctatcttgcgacatatcaaacttgatgaagtcaagaagaagtcaaagtcaagtcaaaagaagaatagttcaaaaggttttggatgacttggtcacatactgggttattccacataactttgaatttatttatttatttacttgtcTTCGAGTTTAACCGTAcagacagatttttttattatctaaTTCTATTTCTAAACATAGTTTTCGAcacattaaaatcaaaatttacaaaCACTTCATTAAATCGACGACAACAAACATCAAACGGGTTATTCTGACCATAAAGCGTACGGTGGACAGGTAAACGGAGAAATTCAGTGTGTCGGGTAGTTCTGATTGGAACATTAAAATTCAACTTGTATAATAGCGCAGGGCagtcaatattttgttttaaaatgtcAAAAACGAAAAGCCGTTGCAGAAGAATTCTCCTGTTAGCCAACGTTGTCAGGTTCACCAGGTTGCATCGATGTTCGTACGGCGGTAGTCGGATAGGATCATTCCATGGCAACCGACGAAGTGCAAATCGCAAGAAATTCCGTTGAATTCGCTCGATCCTAGCAgacgagtttctgtcaagcctgtagCTGGAACagtcgatataggaatttattacatcttataaactctctaactttcTCATCCACTCTTtatttcactaactcatacattttctcattatcacacatacagaaaactttgctttccatcccaaacaataaaatcgtatttcgTATAACGGCAGAGTAGTCTTAGATAAAATGTACTCGAACTCACTACATCGAAATATACTGATAAAACATCCATTACTAGTTAAattccaacaaaacacaaaagtagggtctgtactggctagataagaattgatttttgaaaaaaaaaaaaaaaatcaatgtgaaAGGTTATTTTATCGAACACAATTTTCACAGGCAGCTATGCCCcaaggaaaaatacaaaaatacaaaaatatttatttgtttggaaaaatgttGTGATTCTCGTTATCAACGTCGTGcctatactttctgggacatcATATACGTTGATTGTTTTCCAAAACAatcctagaaattcttccaaatattttacCACTATTCCTTCAACCAAATTCTACAGTTCTAAGAGATCTTCCTAAGATTTTACAGGATTTCTTCCGagaaaatccacaaaggtttatttcagagttttgataaaaattacttgaggatttttttttcaagaagccccaaagtttcttcaaaaattcatccacgtttcctcctagaaatcaaaaattctttgggATATTATTCGAACAAATctttttttctatgttttttttcttgcatTGCATACAAGTATTaccattacatttttttttcaattatttcttcaAAGGTTTCTCAAACAATCCAAAGCAATCTTGagttttcacaccagtttatactacagaaatttttccaataatttctccgatcattcctacgcaaatttctatagagattcttttctatgttttcgaaaaaaaaaatcttcggaaaatcctgcggaatactatcccgagatccgaatgatatttttttattatcttagcCAATTATCTAGGAAATATTCTTGAACTGCTTTAAGAgtccaggagttatttcagacATCATTGTTCATAAAGGGTTACTTTTAAAACTTACACAATGTTTATCAGTGACTAGGCTACTCTAGAATTTTCTTTTGGAATACCTCACGGAATTATATGCTAGAAAAATTTCCTTGGCATTTCAATGGGgacattcctgaaggaattcataaaaaaaaaccttcaagacTTACTTGAGAACGCCTCAAAGAAAtgctggaggattttttgtagaaatctcaAACGGGATCTttggagcaattgctgaagttatcttcaaagaaatccctagttgaaatctcagataaatcctgaaaaacaattttaaaggaaatccttagaaatttctggagatgttattgattgaattttagaagacgtTTTGATCGGGAATTTTGGAGAATGTCCCAAGAAAATCGGTGGTTGAATTATTGGAttaaatcctggaggaattatgACTTGTTTgatagtttttccaaacattttttggaggaattcagatgatttctgaacTAATCTTTGGAGAACTTTCATTTCTGTGGTTCTCCTTGAGAAAATTCAGGTCGAATTCTTGAGATATCCTAAACaaaactcttggagaaattccctaggaaaatttattggaaaataatcactaaataaaCTCCTTTAGACATTTTTGGGGTTATATCTGAACATTTGGACGAATACCTTAatcaatttctgataaaattcctagaaaaaattattaaaaacacaTACATTAaaacttgtcgtaatgtcatgaggaattctcagagaaatgtctgctctgatgctTGAACcaaactcttatctcctggcATCTATTAAGTTTCTTTTGTTTTGTtcttgtttggtctcttttaGAAAAGCTTTCTTAGTCATGTAGTAACGACTGACATGAAAATGAAGGGGACTGACATGGAAGTAAAGGGGTGTCAGTaacaaaaacctagttttgagaaaatctgctctgaagttttttcagcaatttttcattatatACAAATGCAAGGGGAAAAAACGAACCAGTATTCTatgaattatgttatttttgtctgttgagcggaaaaatCTACTGGAAATATTATTGGAGTGCTTGGAATTTCCTCAACGCACAACCGACCAATGTGTAACTTATACCCCTTTGCGTTGGAGCTCCTCATATAaaataactttcaatttccagtacAGTAAAAATGCGTTTGAAACATCTTTATCTGCATATTTTTTAAGTGAAATAATTACTCATAGTTGAAACCTTCTCTTTTTTCAGATCACATACCTGGGACAGCTGGAACTCAATGCCAATAACAACGAGGAAATTAAACGCGAGGCAGCCGCTATACGAAAGACTCGTTTCCTTCGTTCATTGGCCAGGCAATACATGCTGTAATTTTTGCGGAATCAAACAAGACTTACACTACGAGTACCACTGCGTACGTTGaaataagtttattgatgtaagaaagacaaaaatataaaatgtagcATTAACTTAACAATCATCAGATCTAACTTTTTATTTCGGCTTACGACCCGGTTTGCCTCCGGTTGTCTTTGCCTTCTTCGACGCCGGTGTCTTTTTGTCTTCGATTTTTCTCTTGGGATTCGGTGTCGACGGGAGCGCCTTGAAGAAAGAGTCCAGTCTCCCTTGGGTGGCGGTTGATTTGGTTTTCAGGATCTTCTTGGCGCCAGCTCGGATGCGATCTTCGTTGAACTGACGGTCTCCGCAAAGGTACTTCACCAAGCCTTCCTCATCCGGTTCGCCCCACTTGAGCTCGACCTCTTCCGGGTTGGCAACTTCTGGTTCCTTGAACAGAACCCGAGCTTGTTGGTAGTTCCAGTTTTCTGGGACCACATACTTTTTAGTGTCGaggttttcaagaattttctcaATTGTGCGATGCTTATTAATCAGTTCGACCGCTTTCTTTGGACCGATTCCACGGATGCTGTCGCAATAATCGCAACCCAGTAATATACAAAGGTCAATGAATTCATCACGGGTCAACTCCAGTCCCTGGAGGATTTTGTCATAGTTGAACTCCTGAACGGGCATTTTCCGAGCTTCACTGAAAGTCAAGTGACGAAGCAAAATGTTGGAACCGAAAGTCAATGCGTCCATATCTTCCGTTGCCGCGGCGTAAACTTTTCCCCCTTTCACCAGGGCAGCACATTGGGCTTCAGCTTCACAAGGCGCATCCACATACGGAACACCCATCAGCTTGAGCAGCTCCTTCGCTTCATTTGAGTGTTGCTTCGTGACCTTCACCAAGCGACGATTGAATTTATCAATGTCCTCGGTGACCCCGGCTTCCGTGGCTTTGTCCAATGCCTTCTGTGCTTCCTCTCGTTTCTCGGCACGCTTGGTCAGTTCCCCCGACTTTAGATCCGGAGGCTTGCCATCGAAAACATACACCGGCTTGATTCCATTTTCCAGCAGCCGAATTGTACGATAGAAAGTTCCCATCAAATGAGATGTGGTTTCTCCATCGACGGAAGTCAGCTGAGCTCCTTCGGCTCGCACCGCAATCAAAAACTGGTACAAACACATAGAGGCATCGATTGCTACTTTTCGTCCTGCAAGGATTAGGTTTAATACCAGATCATAAGTTATTTTAATAAATCCTACTTACCGAAAAAGTTCTTGATTTCTCCTTCCTTCACAGCAAATGGGGCCAAATCGGCAATCAGTTGAGAGAGTCCTTTAATTCCCATGGCGGAGGATTCGAGCTCTATCAACTATGGGATAATTTTACGAACTTAAACGAGTTACTGCAAcatagaacaataattaaagaatagtacaacattaatataaatATTACAACATAAAGTAAACTTACGCAGAAAACACGAACTGTCAACGCCGAACGAGACAGACATCCAGAGAGCATAAATTTGCCGCCAAAACAACTCGCAGCTTGTCACGCTAAAGGCTGAGCTACAATGGTGTGAGCGGCAACGCGGCGCGGCAGGATTTGACAGTTAGCCCATACATTTTCTGTCAAAACCTGCCGCGCCGCTTTTCCGCTCCCatcataggccttttcatgtgacagatccgtctatgcatttgtttacatcggtggatgaccggtgctaacacgggcctgtaattttcatagaagaactgtcataGTGCTTCCCGaacagctgatttgagacgtcatgtgaataggcctattgtaGCTCAGCCTTAAAGACTATTCAGTCTCTTTTGGCCCAATAGGCCTTTCGGTACACTccgtacactcagaaataaaaatagtcacatcAAGTTTATGCATTATGTTTAGAGATTTTGTTTCTATATGCCTCTCTTttattctgctgtgaatttttaCACTAATTAGTTAACTTATTCCCGTCATTTCAACTGGCTTGAAGTTGAGTCTGAAATCatgaattactaaaatttagtaattctgtgactagcCGTGTTTCCTATATGGAcgaatgcacgggttcactaatttggcgttcgagcggtgccaaattcactcgttgccatggccacataaataacacggcaccgctcaaatgtcaaatagaTCGTTGCTCGCCTGAAtctaaacaattccagcagtgagtgtcaaagagcaggacagtcaatcagggtgggtgtacggctgtcaactacaaacaaagctcgcctaacaatcatctctcgggcgggccgtcccaaaAAGCATCATCTCTCATgcgggccgacccaaacagcacaggtcgaaacgcgggccatgccagacagCTTATCCCTATAAATCTGAATACCAATGTATATTTTAAGGAGTTCGTATTTAGTTTAACAGTTAAAAAtacattcacatatttcataacgccgaaaatgaccattttggcacccacccaccccctcgtaacgctgtTTGTATGAAtactctacaaattttgtatgagccgtaacatcgttgggacacccacccacccccttcagcgttatgaaatttgtgaataaacccataGATAACTGGAACTGTAAGGATAATATAGTTTTatcgtttatttattttatttattgtggTATGTTCATACAaccactttagcaatttttcctgtTCAAATAGCGGTTATAtcacatttaaaattaaataaaaaaataggttCAAATTTGAATCTTGATActttagatcatgtttgacattcactgagtcggcaaaaacgccacaggggatcatatttttaacactgggtttgttcctatttgacattttggaagggacacggaaaacaaaatacacccaaaatttgagtttaaaccaaaggatgtgacaaaatctaaataatctgaaaaaaaaaatgttttttggtcgtaaaccaacgaaaatcattcaaaaattgagtaaacatttaaacattctggcctaaacttaatcgtttggtactaaaatttggacagggctttaggaccctattgtaaagaaatacacaatagggtaaaagcaccggttttagccagcctaagagaaaatgtaaaaaaaaaatatatggaaagccgtatttatactgcaaatatgtcaaatgcaagctttcaatccatattatgtgtgcaAAATATCGAAACTGAGTTAAAACTATCGTTTCGCTTCGAAAAtatcgttggtcaatataggccaccagaaccagtttcgaCCAGAgacttaacttcggttcctaaattggccaatcacattgatttctcatgagagtggccaaattagaagtaccctggccaaattaggtatatgggagttaaaattataaggaaaatgaattatttttcttatgttttggatcaattcggacgagtaaatgaatgtagctctatcatgtgtatgtgatctactgaacgcaaaaggtttcatgctgattgcctatgtaaaacggtgtaacatccactatggctacaactggcgtatggccaaaaccgacGCTTCTACCCTAAGGAAAAAATCTTTAATGTCAAGTTTAGGTTGAAGTTAAAACAAGTTAAATGAGAAATCATGGCCAGAATTGTGGCCCTGGATATGTATCCAACAACGAATGGGAAACCATGAGAACAAAAGGAACACAATCGTTCGTTCTTTATTGTGGCTTTTctgtattgattgagatttcgGATAAAAGAAATAggcaacaattttcaaagaatacatTTTTTACTGTGATGCTATTTTATAATCTATTATAATTTATCGTTTTTAGACCTGAAATTGAGCTGCAGGCAAGTGATTTAAAAGAACCAACCAAATTATTTTTCTAGAAGTATACACAGTTTATATAACATTTTAGCTGtattacagtcaactttccacAACTCGTTATTTCAtatttcgatatcgagttatagcaACATATTAAAAactggttttcatggctaactcgatagtCCATTGATTGGCAGTTTAACAACGTtacataactcgatatctcctcAACCTCGACTGCATCCTTATAGACATTTAAATCtactttgtttttgaatatttaacaTTGTATTACTTATTTTTAAGCTTCTTGATACAGTTTGTAATTGATCCTGATTTTAATATACATTATTTGATAAGGATTAATTGATGCTGTTATTCTGGTTTCAGTTGAAATATAAATAATAGGAAAAACGATGTTCTACTGATTTCTGCATATTAAACGGCAGAAGAAAAATCACCTTTCAACTAATCATTTCTTCGAGTTCTCAGCTGAATAAGTGATAATTTATGTACATTGAAACAATACAAAACTTACATctaaaaacttcattttttgaCTTTTTACTCCTAAATTAAGGTGCCGCACGTGAACAATGGGATTATTACAAATGAGATAAATCTGTTTTATAACCAGTTCAATTCTTAGCTATAATTGAGCTCCAGTGTAAGCCAGCTGGCTTAATACAATCTACCTAAATTTATCATAATTCAGTGCATTATTAAATAATATGTTTTAGGTTTATCATGGTTACCTTCGTACCCAATTAttgtttaacgaaaaatgcacAGAATTAGGTCTTGACGGATTTTATCAGTAGTTAGTCAAATTTTCGTAGAAaattatattaaactttggcatacttttgtcttttgacaagattttcatagataaatagtTTAGTTGGGTAAAGAAGTTCGTTATAAAATACCTATGAGTAAAAGATGTAAGGTTCATCAAACAAGATTGATTTATTATAATAGTTAGTTTTATCGGCAAAGTGATGAAGAGATTATTAAATAGATTGAATAAATTATAGAGCTTAAGCAGTAAATGAAATGTGCTAAATTTAAACAGCGTTCGAAGGAGTAAGTAAAAGAAGATAATGAGGATGGATGGTTTTGTAggaggtaaaataaattaaaacacgCAAGAGATGTTAAGCATGATGGCTA
It contains:
- the LOC5579829 gene encoding flap endonuclease 1; translation: MGIKGLSQLIADLAPFAVKEGEIKNFFGRKVAIDASMCLYQFLIAVRAEGAQLTSVDGETTSHLMGTFYRTIRLLENGIKPVYVFDGKPPDLKSGELTKRAEKREEAQKALDKATEAGVTEDIDKFNRRLVKVTKQHSNEAKELLKLMGVPYVDAPCEAEAQCAALVKGGKVYAAATEDMDALTFGSNILLRHLTFSEARKMPVQEFNYDKILQGLELTRDEFIDLCILLGCDYCDSIRGIGPKKAVELINKHRTIEKILENLDTKKYVVPENWNYQQARVLFKEPEVANPEEVELKWGEPDEEGLVKYLCGDRQFNEDRIRAGAKKILKTKSTATQGRLDSFFKALPSTPNPKRKIEDKKTPASKKAKTTGGKPGRKPK